In Antarcticibacterium arcticum, the genomic stretch TAATTTTTTGAAAACTTAATATATTTATAAGTATAAATTTATCAATATTTAAATGTTAAATACCCTTTTATTTAGGGGGAAAATTCATACACAAGGGCTCAAACCCTTATAAATAGTCGGCGTTTGCAGGTTTATTAAGAAAACTTTATTATTTTTAGCTTTGTTAATATTGAATTACCGCATACTTTTGCTTCAATTAACACTTAAAACTAAATTAACAAATATGAAACATCTTAGCAGATTTTTATTAGCTTCATTTTTTGTTCTGGGCTTTACGGCTGTACAGGCACAAGATGAAAACAACCCCTGGGCCATTGAAATTGGCGTGAACGCAGTTGACTTATACCCTACGGGAGAGGACGCTCCGGCAGGAGGTATGTTTGAGGACTATTTTAATGTATCTGATCACTGGAATATCCTTCCGGCTATGTCAAGAATTTCTGTAGCCAGATATATTGGTGGCGGTTTTGTATTGGAAGGTGCTGGTTCTGTAAACCAAATTTCAAAATTTGGTGATACTCAAGTGGATGATCTTTCTTATTATTCATTAGACGGTACTGCAAAATATAGCCTTAGAGCTTTATTGAACAATGGCTGGTTAGATCCGCACCTTGGAGTTGGTGGGGGTTATACCTGGTTAGACAATGAAGGTTCTGCAACTTTGAACGGAGCTTTTGGATTAAGCTTCTGGTTCTCAGACAATATTGCACTTAATGTGCAGTCAACCTACAAGCACGCTTTTGCTGATGATGCTTTTCCTCATTTTCAACACGCTGCCGGTATTAAATTCATGTTTGGTGGAAAAGATACTGATGGAGATGGTGTTTATGACAGAGATGATGAGTGTCCTGAGACTCCAGGTTTAAAAGAATTTAACGGATGTCCAGACTCAGATGGTGACGGTATTCCAGATCATTTAGATGCTTGTCCTGATACTGCAGGTTTAGCTGAATTTGACGGATGTCCTGATTCTGATGGTGATGGTATTCCAGATCCTCAGGATGAATGTCCTACTGTAGCCGGAACTGCCGCTATGAATGGATGTCCTGATACCGATGGTGATGGTGTGCCAGATCAAAAAGATGAGTGTCCTGAAGAAGCTGGTCCTGTTGAAAACAACGGATGTCCTTTTGAAGACCGTGATGGTGATGGTGTATTAGATAAAGACGATGAGTGTCCTGATACTGCCGGAACTGTTGCTAACAATGGTTGTCCAGAGCCAACTGCTGAAGCTATTTCTACTTTGAATGAATATTCTAAAACTGTATTGTTTGATACTAATAAGTCAACCATTAAGCCTGAGTCTGAAGAAGCTTTAAAAGCTATTCACGATATTATGCACGAATATTCTAATACAGTATTCCATATTGAAGGACATACTGATAGTGTAGGTAGCGATGCTTATAACCTGAACCTTTCTAAAGAACGTGCTGCATCTGTAAGACAGTGGTTAGTTTCTAACGGTATTCCTGCAAACAGATTAACTTCTGAAGGATATGGTGAATCAAGACCAATCTCTACAAACAACACTGCTGCTGGAAGACAAGATAACAGACGTGTTGAGATATCTTTGGATAAAGACAAAGAAATGAGAAGTACAGAAACTGATACTACCAAAACAGGTAACAAACAGTAATAGTTCTCTAAATTAAATCGAAAAACGCTCCGATATTTCGGGGCGTTTTTTATTTTTACCCTATGACATCTTTTCTCTCCTCGGTTATCAGGGATCTTAAAACACAAGTTCCAGACCTTTCAGCTCTTACTTTTATCCTGCCCAGCAAAAGAGCTGGATCATTTTTAAGGATGGAAATCTCGCGCCAAACTGAAAACCCGGTTTTTTCCCCCTCAATTCTTAGTATTGAGGAATTTTCAGAAAAGATCTCTCAGTTATCAACCCTGGATAACACTACCACCCTTTTTGAATTCTATTCCATCTACAAGGAAACTACACCGGAGGATCAAATTGAGGACTTTGAGAATTTTACCAATTGGGCACAAACCCTTATTCATGATTTCAATGAAATAGACCGTTACCTAATCCCCGCCGATAGAATCTTCAGCTATCTTTCAGAAATACAGGATATCAACCACTGGTCGCTTGGTCCCAATAAAACAGATCTTGTAAAAAATTATCTCGCCTTCTGGAAGAAATTACCGGAATTTTACGAGATCTTAAAGACAAAACTTCTCCAAAGAGAAATTGGGTACCAGGGTTTGGTTTATAAAACCGCTGCAGAAAAAATAGAGGAATACGCCAGGTTGCACGGGAAGACATATATTTTCCTGGGTTTTAATGCCCTTAATACGGCCGAACAGTATATGATCCAGAAAATGCTGGAACATGGCGCAAAGATCTACTGGGATATAGATGAGGTTCATTTTAAGGATACACATCATGATGTATCGCTGTTTATAAGAGAATATGCGAAAAACTGGCCTTATTATCAAACCAACACGCTAAATACTATTTCATCCAATTACAACACGGCTAAAAACATTGAAATAACCGGAATTGCTAAAAGTATTGGACAAGCAAAATATGTGGCAGAGATACTTTCAAAGATGACCCCGGCACAAATGGGATCTACCGCACTGGTACTGGGGGATGAATCCCTGTTAATGCCTGTTTTAACCTCATTACCGGAAAATGTTCCTGCCCTTAATATCACTATGGGTTATCCGCTTAAATTCAGCCAGTTTTCATCGCTGTTTGATATGTTGTTTCAAATTTTCAAAACAGGGGAAACAACATTTTACTATAAGGATGTAATAAGTATTTTAAGCAATTCTGTAATCCAGAAGGTAACTAATAACCGTTCCAACAGCATAATTCTCCAGATAAAGGAAAAGAATCTCCTGTATCTCACCCACAGGCAAATAGCAGAACTTTTCGGGGATGATTCCTCTTCCCTTATAGCGCTTTTATTCCCAAAGGAAGCGTTGGATCCCCCGGGGACTATTATAATCCTTAAGGATTTGGTAACCCACCTCAAATCTCACTTTACTCCGGAAAAGGATCCTTTAAACCTGGAATTTTTATACCATTATCACGAGCTTATAAATAAGCTGGAACAACTGGTACAGGAATATCCTCACATTAAATCAATAGCATCGCTTTACACTTTTTACAAAGAAATTAATAGCACCCAGGCAGTGGATTTCCAGGGAAAACCATTCCAGGGATTACAGCTTATGGGGATGCTTGAATCACGGGTGCTTGATTTTGAAACGGTTATTCTTACCTCTGTAGATGAAGGAACACTCCCGGCCGGAAAAAGCAACAATTCTTTTATTCCTTATGAACTAAAAAAATCTTTTGGGCTACCTACGTACAAAGAAAAAGATGCTGTGTACACATATCATTTTTATCACTTGTTACAAAGAGCTAAAAATATTTACCTTCTTCATAATACAGATAATGAAAGCCAGATGGGTGGGGAAAAAAGTAGATTCCTACTTCAGCTTGAAATAGAGAAGCAACCTCATCACAATCTAACCTTTAAAATGGTCACTCCCGGAGTTCCTCCTGTCACGGAAGAGCTGGAGGAAGTTGAGAAAACCCCCGAAATTCTCAATAAGATTAAACACCTGGCAGAACGAGGCTTTTCACCTTCGGCTCTTACCACCTATATCAGAAACCCACTTGATTTTTACAAACAGTATATTTTAGGCATAAGGGACAAGGATGAAGTAGAAGAAACCGTTGCGTATAACACTCTTGGAACAGTGGTGCATGACAGCCTGGAAACATTCTATTCGCCTCTGGAAAACCAGGTCCTGAAACAGGAACACATTGCAGATTTTAAGGCCAGAGTGACGGGGGAAGTCAAACTTCAGTTTGAAAAAACATATAGCAAAGCACCCTTGTCCCGGGGTAAGAATCTTTTAATATTTGAAGTAGCAAAACGCTATATCAACAATTTCCTGAAAATGGAAAGCAGGGAAATGGAAAATGGGAATTTAATTGAAATAAAGCAAATTGAAACCAACTTAAAGATCCCGCTGGCAATCTCCCAACTGGATTTTCCGGTAGCTATAAGGGGGAAAGTAGACAGGGTAGATGTGGTAAATGGAACCTTGAGGATAATTGATTATAAAACCGGAAAGGTTGAACAATCCCAACTGGAGATCATAGACTGGGAGGAGCTTACTACCGATTATAATAAATACGCAAAACCATTCCAGGTGTTAATGTATGCTCTCATGCTGCTGGAGGATTCGCCTTCAAAATATCCTGTGGAAGCGGGGGTCATCTCTTTTAAAAATTTAAAATCGGGCTTTTTAAAATTTGGAAAAAAAGAACAACCAAGAGATAAGAACAAACAATGTCTTGTAGATGAGGAGATCCTTGAAAACTTTAAAGTACAGTTAAAAAACCTCATCATTGAGATTTGTGACCCCAAAATTCCGTTTCTTGAAAAAGAAATTAAAACAAGCTATGGAAATTTTTAAAAGGAAAAATATAGAAGTTAAAGGAAAGCACGATAAGCCAATTTTGACAGATGTAATATTCAGGGAAAACAACAAACTAAAGCCCGTGGTAATATTTTGCCACGGCTACAAAGGGTTTAAGGATTGGGGCGCCTGGGAGAAAATGGCGGAGCAATTTGCAGGGGAAGATTTCTTTTTTGTAAAATTTAATTTCTCACACAATGGTACCACACCCCAGGATCCCACAAATTTTATGGACATCATGGCATTTGGAGAAAATAATTACTCCAAAGAACTGGATGATCTTCAACAGCTAATAGATTGGTTGCTTCATCCCGATTTTGAATATGGGCAGCACCTGGACCCCTCAAACATTAATCTAATAGGCCATTCCCGCGGGGGTGGGATCGCGGCAATAAAGGCTTCAGAAGAGCTTCGTATTACCAAGCTTATAACTTTTTCCTCGGTTAGTGATTTCGGTAATAGGTTTCCTGGCGAAAAGGAAATTGATAAATGGAAAGAAAAGGGAGTGAGTTATATAACTAATGCCCGCACCGGGCAGCAACTTCCGCATCATTTTCAATTTTACACCAATTTTAAGGAAAACGAGGAAAGGCTCACAATATCAAGAGCGGTTAAAGAATTGAAGATCCCACATTTGATTGTACATGGGAGCAATGACACCAGTGTTCCTATAAGTGATTCAGGCGAATTATTTGAATGGAGTCCTTTCCCAGATCTATTGTTGGTTGAAAGTGCAGATCATGTTTATGGCACTTGTCATCCCTGGGAAGAGGATAAATTACCCATAGAATTTCAATATGTTCTGGACCATACTTTGAAATTCTTAAAAGAAGATAAAGAGGCGCTTCTTAAAAAAACTGCTTCGACAGATTCCTCAAATTTTTAAAAATTAGAGGTAAATAAGATTTTACCTATTTAAATATTTGTTTTACCTTTGGAGCCGAAATTGGGGGATTAGCTCAGCTGGCTAGAGCGTTTGGCTGGCAGCCAAAAGGTCATCGGTTCGACTCCGATATTCTCCACAAAACCACCCTTTTTAAGGGTGGTTTTTTTGTATATACTGCTTAAATTGGTAGAAAGGCAACAAAAAAATATCCCATATGGAAATAAGGCTTGCTAAGAAGGAAGATCTCAACACTATTAAGTTATTAACGGAAGATTGCGCCCTTGCCATGCAGGAGAAAGGCATCTATCAATGGAATGAGCATTACCCATCCCGGGAAAAACTAGCCGCCGACATTGACAAAAAGGAACTTTATGTCCTGGAAGATACTTCAGAAATTTTAGGCATTATCGTACTTACAGCTGAAATGGACGAGGAATATATTCCTATAGAATGGCTTACTGAAAACGGCAATAACCTTTATATTCACAGGCTTGCAACATCTCCCTCCAAATGGGGAAGCGGGTTGGGCCGGAAATTGATGGATTTTGCTGAAGAATTTGCCCGTCAACACCATTTTGATTCAGTAAGACTGGATACTTTCAGCCAGAATAAAAGAAATCATACTTTCTATGAAAGCCGGGGTTATAAACGCCTGGGCGACATCTTTTTTCCCAAACAAAGCGACTATCCTTTCCATTGTTATGAACTGGTGTTGTAAGACAGAAATCACATTTCGACTGTGCTAACCCGTTACTATAATATAAAAAAGCCCCGTTCTCAAACGGGGCTTTTTTATATTATTTGAATTTCAGTTTTTCCTTTTTAGATGAATGTTCCTTAAAGCCTGGCCGAATTAAAGGAAAAAATTCATTTTCCCTCTTTCATTCCAGTTTTCAACTGGCAAGCTTAAACCATAAATATCAATACTCTTCACTCCTCAGTTCTAACTCTTTTCCCCTCTCCACTCTGCGGTGCCTCCTTTAACAGAGTCTACGTTAATTCTATACTTTCCGTTTCCGGAAACAATCCATCGTACTTTCACCGATTCCATTCCGGGGATATTTTTTACCTGGATCTTTTCCGGATTGTGTTTTTGCTCCTCCACCTTATTGAAATCTTCATCATTCACAAGCATTCCTGTAACTACCCTGGCTCCCGAAATTGTTATATAATCTGGTCTCTCAATATTGTACTTTAAATCCTGGCTTGAATGGGTTGGCATAAGCCGCTCATTGTAAACTGTAGCGGTGATCTGTTTCAGGCCTCCCCCAATATTTTCTTCCTTAACATCGGTTATAGTTAATTTAGGAGTGTGAAATGCATGATAAATGGTAAATGCCATATTCCTGTGGGCATCCTGCTCAAGTAGGAAGCCGGGATGCGCCCTTCCGAAGTTCTTTTTAAAACCGCCTACCTCAATCTTACCATATTGCGGATGCTCAAAATCTTCCCACGGCACAAAAGCATCACCAAAAGTAAGATATTTGTCTACGTTCATTTCTTCATCCTGATTTCCACGACCTGCATTTTTGTTAAAATAAAGGTAAGAAACCATAAGTTCATTGGTATACGTATAGATACCTCTCCCACCGTAAAACCAGTCCAATTCTCCACCAAAAACCGAATAAAGATCTTTATATACCACCAGATATCGATAGCCGGGAATTAGCTCTTCCCCTTTTTTACCTATTGCATCGTATATCTTCACATCTTCTGCATTATAGGTTTCCTTGTCCTCCTCTGCCCCAGGCCCGCGAAGTATCATTCCGCCGGAGTTGTGGTAACTTTGAGCTCCGGCTATATTGGGGTGTTTCATCACAAATTCCATCACCGCCCTGTTTTCCGGAAGGCTGAAGGGATATTTATACGCCCCACGCTGGATGTAATCGGGTTGCCATTTCCATCCCCAGTCACGGTTGGGATCGTAATATCCAATTCCGTCCTCATTGACCTCTCCATCCCCGTCGGTATCCTTACCTTCATAGCCCAGCATTTCATATTCCCCTTTTTCCTCATCGGCAACCCTTATAAGTTTTCTTGGGTCCATTGGGTCTTTTATATACCTTCCGGTGGGTGATTTGCGAATCATCATGGTAATGTGGTTATCCCCGTTAAGATCATCAAACCCGTCCTCGCCTGCCTTTCCATCCCCGTCATTATCCAACACCAACATCCCTGAACGCGGGGAATGCGGCGTATTGGGTTCATTCATGAAGTTATTCCTGGCATCGGGATTAATGGTGGGGTTGATATAAAAGGTTTTATCTGCCAGCAGCTCCTTTACAAAATCCAATTCCCCGAACATTTCTGTTAAATACCACGCAGTATAAAGGGAAAATTCAGCCCCCTGTATTTCATTAGAGTGAATATTCCCATCGATATACATGGCGGGTTTTTTATCGGGATCTCCTGTTTTAAAATCTGAAATGGTAAGTAAATAAATATCCCTGCCCTCATAAGATTTCCCAATGCTCTCCAATCTTGCAAGATTGGGATGTGCTTTAGCGATCTTTTGCATGATATCTACCAAACCTTCATAAGTGTAATACCTGTTCCAGCTTACCTGTACGTCGGGTTTATGAGGGGTTCCAATAGCACGGAAGAATTTTTCCTGCCCCTGCACCAGGTTCACATTCATTAAAAAACTTAGAATTCCCAGAATCGCTGTTGTTTTTATATTTTTCAAATTCATCATCTAAAAATTAAAGTTTTACGGTCATTGTTGCATAACCTGTATGCGGTGCGCCGGCCTTTATGGTAGCATTTCCTCCCCCGCGTACTATCCAGGAAATTGTCTCTTTTTCATAAGCTCCAAATTTTTTTGAAAGCTTAATTGTATTTCCTGCGATAATGTCTTTTTTATCCATGTTAACGGTGATTTGCAGCTTTTGCAGCCATCTGGATCTTTCCCCTATTTCTGAATGGGTTGGCAACGGGGAATTATTAAAAACATCAAGTGTAATGCGGGTTAGACCACTACTAAGTTTTTCAGTTTTTACATTATGAAATTCTATGGACGGTTTCATTTTGGCCAGTTTTACCACAAAATCTGTATGGTTTTTTGCAATGCTGTCAACCATTCTAAATGGCGGATTGGTCATTGCAAAAGGTTTAATTCCGCCAACTTCAACTTTTTGGTTGGGAAAATCGGGATGATCAACAGGAGTCCAGTTTATAAAAACGTTATTAACCCCTTCCTTTTCTGCCCAGGCAATAAAGTTAGTTTCAGGAGTTACTTTACCATTTTTGGTTTTGGTTGTGTCCTCTGTGGCTTTCATCTCAGGAACCCACCATCCCGGGGTACTATAACTAAGCCGACCGAAATGAAAATATGCCCATTGAAAGAAATCTCCGCCTTTCCCCTTGTTATCCTGGTTGTAGGCCTTTAGAGGCACAGTTTCCTTATAAATATCTGAAACCATCTTGTTGAGTGCAACATCTTTTTCCAGCATAGAGGTAATTACCCGTTTCTCTGCCCCGCTTTTGTCATATTTTAGTGGTGCTGAAAGATTATTTTCAGGAGCAAAAGTTACAAAGGCGAATATATTCCAACGTTCAAACAAATAATCCAGTAAGGCCCTTGTTTCTTTTTGAGAGACAGGATAATCCCCGGCGTAGGCTTCAAATGCAGGGAATTGATAAGTAAGGGTCTTGTTAAAAGCAATCCCTTCTTCAGGATCCTCGTTAAAATTCCCGTCTTTATCATTGTCAATCCCTTCAGAATATTTTAAAAATCGTTTCTCTCCTCCGGTATTCCCTTCAGCAGGGACTAAAACCTGGGGATGATCTTTATGAGAAATATATTTCCCGAGCGCACTTTCAATGCGCATATCTGTAATAAATCCATCTTTGTTCAGGTCTTCATATCCATCTTCACGTTTTGCCCCATCCCTATCCTGATCTACAATAACTGCATTCCCACGCCTTTGGTATTTTAGGTTGCTGTGGTATTGTGAGTAGGCATCGGGCGACATATTGGGGAACACATAAAAGGTATTTGTTTCCAAAAGATCCTGATGGTCCCGAAGTATTCGTTGTGCAACCTGAAGCGCAAGTTCTACACTAAGCACATGATATCCTTCTACACCCCCGGTAATGGCAATAGCAGGTTTATTTTCCAGGTCCCCTCTTCCTATTTGCAGGGCCCAGATGTCCAGCCCTCCTTCCGTTTTTGTTAATGATACCAGCCGGGCATCTTTTGATGAGGCCATTTGCTGTAGCCGTTGTGTAACTTCGCGATTGGTTGGGTAATCTTCCTGGGCAGCAGCGGGAAATATTCCTAACAAAACTGTTGCCATCAGGCATATTAAATTGTTCTTCATTCTATAGGGGTTTAATGTTTTTTCACGTATATATTACCCGCGCATATCTTCATAACTCATTAAAGGCTTTCGAGATGTGTGCTGTTACTATGTGATTTTTCAAAAATAGAATTAAAAACCAGCATATAAGGATTTTCCCTTATTTTTTCCCCATCACTTCTTTCGCATATACTAACTTTACTGTTTTTCAAATCAAACTTTGAGTACAGCCGTAAGTTTCCGGAATATAAACCGTCTTGCAATTCCTGCTATTATTGCAGGCATTGCAGAGCCTCTAATTTCCCTTACCGATATTGCCATTATTGGAAATGTAGAAGAAAATCCCATTGAAGCGCTTGCTGCCGCCGGTATAGTAGGGTCATTTCTTTCGGCAATTATCTGGATCGTTGCGCAAACCAAAACAGCAATTTCTGCCATTGTATCTCAGCATTTAGGAGCAACCCGGTTGCACGCGGTAAAAACACTAATTCCCCAGGCTATTTATTTCAACTTGGTATTTAGCCTTGTGATCTATGCTACCACTGCCTTTTTTGCTGAAGCGATCTTCAGCGCTTACAATGCTGAAGGTTTGATCCTGGAATATTCCAAAGATTACTACCAGATACGAGCCCTGGGCTACCCCCTCACATTAGTAACATTTGCCATTTTTGGTGTTTTTCGCGGTTTGCAAAACACGCTTTGGGCAATGAAGTGTAGCATTAGCGGTGCCCTGGTAAATGTAATTCTCGATTATATGCTGGTGTACGGTATTGAGGGCTGGATCCCGGCGATGCATTTAAAAGGTGCAGCCTACGCCAGTCTTGCGGCACAGGTGGTTATGTTACTTATGGCGTTATGGTTCTTTTTCAAAAAAACACCCTTTCATTTAAAGCTTAGTTTCAATATAAATCCGCAATTGAAGGGATTACTTCTTATGGCCGCAAATTTATTTGTGCGTACCGCTGCCCTTAATTTTGCCATCTATCTGGCCAATGCTTATGCTACAGATTATGGAAGGAACTACATCGCGGCACAAAGCATTCTTATGAATATCTGGCTGTTCTTTGCCTTCTTTATAGATGGTTATGCAAATGCCGGAAATGCCATTGGCGGAAGATTGCTTGGTGCCAGGGATTATAAAAACCTTTGGACGCTTAGTAAAAAAATAAGCTTGTATTCTGTAATAATTGCTTTTATCCTTATGGCTGTGTGCGCGGTGTTTTATAATGAGATAGGTTTGATCTTCAATAAAGAAAACAGTGTCCTGGTTTTGTTCTCATCTGCTTTTTGGATTGTGTTGCTTATGCAACCCGTCAACGCTATCGCATTTATATTTGACGGCATATTCAAAGGGCTGGGGGAAGCTAAATTCCTGCGCAACCTACTGCTGGCTGCAACTTTTCTTGGTTTTACGCCGGTGCTTTTAATAGGAGATTATTACGAACTAAAACTATATGCGATCTGGATCGCCTTTTTTGTGTGGATGCTTATACGTAGTAGTGCCCTGGTGATTTATTTCCGACGGAAATATTTAAAAAAGGAAGTTTAGGTTCTCCATTTTTTGCTTCCGGCTGGTGTTGATTTTTCAGCTTTATAGTTACATTTGATAAAATCATGAAATTATGACCACTACCCGACAAAACGGAAGTCTATATACTCAAATTGAAAACAGGATTGCGACCATTGAATTTGGACATCCTGCCAGCAATTCCTTTCCTTCAGAATTACTGGAACGCCTTCAAAAGGAATTTAAACACCTTTCAGAAGATGAAAATGTAAGCGTTATAATATTAAGGTCTGAAGGCGAAAAAGCATTTTGCGCGGGAGCTTCATTTGATGAACTTGTTGAAATTGAGAACATGCAGCAGGGAAAGGTTTTTTTCTCAGGTTTTGCAAATGTTATCAATGCTATGCGGGAATGTGAAAAAATAATAATAGGCCGTATACAGGGGAAAGCCGTTGGCGGCGGGGTTGGCCTTGCTGCTGCCTGCGATTATGTGATGGCTACAGATGCGGCTGCAATAAAACTCTCTGAATTGGCCATAGGAATTGGACCTTTCGTTATTGCCCCCGCGGTAGAACGAAAAATGGGGGTAGCTGCCCTGGCAGAGCTTAGTCTGGCTGCACATGAATGGAAAAATGCTTATTGGGCGAAAGAGAAAGGGCTATATGCCAGAGTTTTTGAATCTATTAAAGATCTGGATAAAGAAATTGGATTATTTGCTGAAAAACTTGCTTCTTATAACCCCGATGCACTTATAGAAATGAAAAAGATCCTCTGGAACGACACAGCGCACTGGCGAAACTTACTTCCGGAGAGGGCGGCAATAAGCGGGGAATTGATCCTTTCCGATTTTTCAAAGAATGCTCTTGAAAAGTTCAAAAAATAATTGATTATATTACATGAAAATTTAAAGAATGAGCCTTCAGATAGAACATTTACCAAAAGACAGAGACGCCACCCCGGAACAGGAGTGGGGATATACTTTCTGGGAATTTATTACCGGGAACTTCTGGTATCTCCTGGGAATTCTTATGATTCTTGCCATTTTCCTCTACGCCAGGTCCTACATAAAAAGACATTAAATCATGGTACAGCAAGATGTTCCTGTAAGTGAAGACACTTACAATATCCTAAGTTTTTTAAGCGGGATGGGTCTATGGCTTATCCTGGCAGTAGTTCTTATTGGGGGAGTGATCTTTAAAAAACTGAAAAAATAACTAGCGGGTCTTTAACCAACCTGTAATACTAAGCCGCGTGGTATTTACCGGTTTAACCTCATGTTCCAGGATCTGGCTTTCAAAAATAACCACCCGCCCGGGAAGAGGATAAATACTCTTTGATGTTTCCACCCCGTTTTCCTGTTTATATATCACCAGTTCGCCACCGTTCTCAGGTTTCCAGTTTTCATCATTTAAGTAACATACCAGGGAAAGCTTTCTCCTGTCGTCATTTTGAAAGGTATCAAGATGCCTTTTGTAGAAAGTCCCCGGGGGATAAACGGCATAATGAAATTCCTTTTGCAGGATCCCCAGGAAGCAGGTTTTATTTAGATAGTCTACTAAAGAATTAATTTTACTGAAGAATATTCTCTCTGCATCCCCGGCATCCTTTTCATTGATCCACAGAATAAAATCACCCCGTACAGTCTTTGCAATTGTTTCGTTCAGTTTATTGCCTATAGCCGCTTTTTTAAAATTATCCTCTTCATATTTTTCCAGAAGCACATTGCGTAATTGCTGCACTTCTTCTAAATTAAAAAAATCTTCAGCAATATAATATTGATCTTCCAGGAGCCCTGTGATTATCCTCTCATATAGCGGATTTTCCTTAAACTCAATTTGTTCAAACAATTCAGAATTAGTATCCATAATTGCAATTTAATAGCCTGCAAATATACACCCGGAATCCTTTGGTCCCGAACAAAATTGAAGGCGTTAAAAATCTTATCTTTGCACCAAACGAATGTTATGAGCAGGATAAGGATTACTAAACAATTCTCTTTTGAAACCGGTCATGCCCTCTATGGTTATGATGGGAAATGTAAAAATGTGCACGGGCATAGTTATAAATTAAGCGTAACAGTTATTGGTACTCCCATTACAGATAAAGCTAATGTAAAATATGGGATGGTGATAGATTTTGGCGATTTAAAGAAGATTGTAAAATCTGAGGTGGTAGATGTGTTTGACCACGCTACCGTATTTAACAGGAATACCCCGCATATAGAACTTGCCAAAGAGTTGGAAAATCGCGACCATAGTGTAATTCTTGTAGATT encodes the following:
- a CDS encoding OmpA family protein, which translates into the protein MKHLSRFLLASFFVLGFTAVQAQDENNPWAIEIGVNAVDLYPTGEDAPAGGMFEDYFNVSDHWNILPAMSRISVARYIGGGFVLEGAGSVNQISKFGDTQVDDLSYYSLDGTAKYSLRALLNNGWLDPHLGVGGGYTWLDNEGSATLNGAFGLSFWFSDNIALNVQSTYKHAFADDAFPHFQHAAGIKFMFGGKDTDGDGVYDRDDECPETPGLKEFNGCPDSDGDGIPDHLDACPDTAGLAEFDGCPDSDGDGIPDPQDECPTVAGTAAMNGCPDTDGDGVPDQKDECPEEAGPVENNGCPFEDRDGDGVLDKDDECPDTAGTVANNGCPEPTAEAISTLNEYSKTVLFDTNKSTIKPESEEALKAIHDIMHEYSNTVFHIEGHTDSVGSDAYNLNLSKERAASVRQWLVSNGIPANRLTSEGYGESRPISTNNTAAGRQDNRRVEISLDKDKEMRSTETDTTKTGNKQ
- a CDS encoding PD-(D/E)XK nuclease family protein, with product MTSFLSSVIRDLKTQVPDLSALTFILPSKRAGSFLRMEISRQTENPVFSPSILSIEEFSEKISQLSTLDNTTTLFEFYSIYKETTPEDQIEDFENFTNWAQTLIHDFNEIDRYLIPADRIFSYLSEIQDINHWSLGPNKTDLVKNYLAFWKKLPEFYEILKTKLLQREIGYQGLVYKTAAEKIEEYARLHGKTYIFLGFNALNTAEQYMIQKMLEHGAKIYWDIDEVHFKDTHHDVSLFIREYAKNWPYYQTNTLNTISSNYNTAKNIEITGIAKSIGQAKYVAEILSKMTPAQMGSTALVLGDESLLMPVLTSLPENVPALNITMGYPLKFSQFSSLFDMLFQIFKTGETTFYYKDVISILSNSVIQKVTNNRSNSIILQIKEKNLLYLTHRQIAELFGDDSSSLIALLFPKEALDPPGTIIILKDLVTHLKSHFTPEKDPLNLEFLYHYHELINKLEQLVQEYPHIKSIASLYTFYKEINSTQAVDFQGKPFQGLQLMGMLESRVLDFETVILTSVDEGTLPAGKSNNSFIPYELKKSFGLPTYKEKDAVYTYHFYHLLQRAKNIYLLHNTDNESQMGGEKSRFLLQLEIEKQPHHNLTFKMVTPGVPPVTEELEEVEKTPEILNKIKHLAERGFSPSALTTYIRNPLDFYKQYILGIRDKDEVEETVAYNTLGTVVHDSLETFYSPLENQVLKQEHIADFKARVTGEVKLQFEKTYSKAPLSRGKNLLIFEVAKRYINNFLKMESREMENGNLIEIKQIETNLKIPLAISQLDFPVAIRGKVDRVDVVNGTLRIIDYKTGKVEQSQLEIIDWEELTTDYNKYAKPFQVLMYALMLLEDSPSKYPVEAGVISFKNLKSGFLKFGKKEQPRDKNKQCLVDEEILENFKVQLKNLIIEICDPKIPFLEKEIKTSYGNF
- a CDS encoding alpha/beta hydrolase family protein, yielding MKKKLKQAMEIFKRKNIEVKGKHDKPILTDVIFRENNKLKPVVIFCHGYKGFKDWGAWEKMAEQFAGEDFFFVKFNFSHNGTTPQDPTNFMDIMAFGENNYSKELDDLQQLIDWLLHPDFEYGQHLDPSNINLIGHSRGGGIAAIKASEELRITKLITFSSVSDFGNRFPGEKEIDKWKEKGVSYITNARTGQQLPHHFQFYTNFKENEERLTISRAVKELKIPHLIVHGSNDTSVPISDSGELFEWSPFPDLLLVESADHVYGTCHPWEEDKLPIEFQYVLDHTLKFLKEDKEALLKKTASTDSSNF
- a CDS encoding GNAT family N-acetyltransferase, producing the protein MEIRLAKKEDLNTIKLLTEDCALAMQEKGIYQWNEHYPSREKLAADIDKKELYVLEDTSEILGIIVLTAEMDEEYIPIEWLTENGNNLYIHRLATSPSKWGSGLGRKLMDFAEEFARQHHFDSVRLDTFSQNKRNHTFYESRGYKRLGDIFFPKQSDYPFHCYELVL
- a CDS encoding M14 family metallopeptidase; translated protein: MMNLKNIKTTAILGILSFLMNVNLVQGQEKFFRAIGTPHKPDVQVSWNRYYTYEGLVDIMQKIAKAHPNLARLESIGKSYEGRDIYLLTISDFKTGDPDKKPAMYIDGNIHSNEIQGAEFSLYTAWYLTEMFGELDFVKELLADKTFYINPTINPDARNNFMNEPNTPHSPRSGMLVLDNDGDGKAGEDGFDDLNGDNHITMMIRKSPTGRYIKDPMDPRKLIRVADEEKGEYEMLGYEGKDTDGDGEVNEDGIGYYDPNRDWGWKWQPDYIQRGAYKYPFSLPENRAVMEFVMKHPNIAGAQSYHNSGGMILRGPGAEEDKETYNAEDVKIYDAIGKKGEELIPGYRYLVVYKDLYSVFGGELDWFYGGRGIYTYTNELMVSYLYFNKNAGRGNQDEEMNVDKYLTFGDAFVPWEDFEHPQYGKIEVGGFKKNFGRAHPGFLLEQDAHRNMAFTIYHAFHTPKLTITDVKEENIGGGLKQITATVYNERLMPTHSSQDLKYNIERPDYITISGARVVTGMLVNDEDFNKVEEQKHNPEKIQVKNIPGMESVKVRWIVSGNGKYRINVDSVKGGTAEWRGEKS